A DNA window from Camelina sativa cultivar DH55 chromosome 17, Cs, whole genome shotgun sequence contains the following coding sequences:
- the LOC104758914 gene encoding sodium/hydrogen exchanger 5 has product MEELPMSPAGHDPQGQVKQQQAAGVGILLQIMMLVLSFVLGHVLRRHRFHYLPEASGSLLIGLIVGVLANISDTETSIRTWFNFHEEFFFLFLLPPIIFQSGFSLQPKPFFSNFGAIVTFAIIGTFVASVVTGGLVYLGGSMYLMYKLPFVECLMFGALISATDPVTVLSIFQDVGTDVNLYALVFGESVLNDAMAISLYRTMSLVNRQSSSGEHFLMVVIRFLETFAGSMSAGVGVGFTSALLFKYAGLDTENLQNLECCLFVLFPYFSYMLAEGVGLSGIVSILFTGIVMKRYTFSNLSEASQSFVSSFFHLISSLAETFTFIYMGFDIAMEQHSWSHVGFILFSILFIGVARAVNVFGCAYLVNLFRQDNQKIPMKHQKALWYSGLRGAMAFALALQSLHDLPEGHGQIIFTATTAIVVVTVLLIGGSTGKMLEALEVVGDDLDDSMSEGFEESDHRYVPPPFSIGASSDEDTSSSGSRFKMKLKEFHKTTTSFTALDKNFLTPFFTTNSGDGGGDGE; this is encoded by the exons ATGGAGGAACTGCCGATGTCTCCGGCGGGCCACGATCCTCAGGGACAGGTTAAGCAGCAGCAAGCAGCCGGCGTTGGTATACTGCTTCAGATTATGATGCTCGTCCTTTCCTTCGTTCTCGGCCATGTCCTCCGCCGTCACCGATTCCACTATCTTCCTGAAGCTAGCGGTTCGCTTCTCATTG GTTTAATCGTCGGTGTACTTGCTAATATCTCCGATACTGAGACTAGCATTAG GACGTGGTTTAATTTCCACGAggagttcttcttcttgtttctgttGCCTCCCATCATATT CCAGTCAGGTTTCAGCCTTCAACCT AAACCGTTCTTTTCTAACTTTGGAGCCATTGTTACCTTTGCTATCATCGGAACTTTTGTGGCGTCAGTCGTCACTGGTGGTCTAGT TTATCTTGGCGGCTCTATGTATCTCATGTATAAACTTCCATTTGTGGAGTGTCTTATGTTTGGTGCACTTATCTCAGCTACGGACCCTGTCACTGTACTGTCTATATTCCAG GATGTGGGCACCGACGTCAATCTGTATGCTTTGGTCTTTGGAGAATCAGTTTTGAATGATGCT ATGGCAATATCTTTGTACAG AACAATGTCATTAGTTAACCGCCAGTCCTCGTCTGGGGAACATTTTCTCATGGTGGTGATCAGGTTCCTTGAGACTTTTGCTGGCTCCATGTCTGCAG GGGTTGGGGTTGGATTTACTTCAGCTTTA CTCTTTAAGTATGCAGGATTGGATACGGAGAA TCTTCAGAACTTGGAGTGTTGTCTCTTTGTGCTTTTCCCTTATTTCTC ATACATGCTTGCAGAAGGTGTTGGTCTCTCCGGGATTGTGTCTATACTCTTCACAGGAATC GTTATGAAGCGATACACTTTCTCAAATCTCTCAGAAGCTTCACAGAGTTTcgtatcttctttctttcacttGATATCCTCCCTGGCAGAAACTTTCAC GTTCATTTACATGGGATTTGATATTGCCATGGAGCAGCATAGCTGGTCCCATGTTGGGTTCATCCTCTTCTCTATT TTGTTTATTGGCGTGGCTAG GGCTGTCAATGTATTTGGGTGTGCATATTTGGTCAACCTATTTAGACAGGATAACCAGAAGATACCTATGAAGCACCAAAAAGCCCTTTGGTATAGTG GACTTCGAGGGGCAATGGCATTTGCGCTTGCACTTCAATCACTTCATGACCTACCAGAGGGTCACGGTCAAATCATCTTTACTGCAACCACAGCCATTGTTGTTGTCACG GTTTTACTAATAGGAGGTTCAACAGGTAAAATGTTGGAAGCTTTGGAAGTTGTAGGTGACGATCTTGATGACTCCATGTCTGAA GGCTTTGAAGAGAGCGATCATCGGTATGTCCCTCCTCCTTTTAGCATTGGGGCTTCATCTGACGAGGATACATCATCATCAGGAAGCAGGTTCAAGATGAAGCTGAAGGAGTTTCACAAAAC TACTACATCATTCACCGCGTTGGACAAAAACTTTCTGACACCATTCTTCACGACTAACAGTGGAGATGGGGGTGGAGATGGAGAGTAA
- the LOC104758916 gene encoding ABC transporter D family member 2, chloroplastic isoform X3, whose product MMLITTAPVLTTCPQLLLRRKSSIGNVPRKKVARLRTVSSSSLLPQPSSDKASPKLKTLWKKFYKVASPYWFSEDKDQARLRLAAVFALTLATTGISVGFNFLGRDFYNSLANKDQEQFTKQLFYYLCAFAGGIPFFVLRDFTKETLSLRWRSWMTKYYLQRYLKDQTFYKIQSQSIIDNPDQRLVDDLSSFTGTALSFSLTLVNATIDLISFSNILFTIYPPLFLVLLLYSFGGTAISVFLGKGLVNLNFLQEKKEADFRYSLVRVRENAESIAFYGGEQNEMQLLLQRFTSAFDNLTELLIASRNLEFFTDGYRYLIQILPVAVVAPMYFSGKIEFGVINQSVSAFNHILGDFSLVVYQFQAISSFSAVIDRLGEFDDLLDNNIFRDPSDTVDEIELTYQSERNSSLLDANGSINSQPNQKRLEIEELTLQTPTNGTTLVHNLSVDIYDKDHLLIMGPSGSGKTSLLRAMAGLWRSGKGKITFYLDSEDDFTQEKSDTQENSGKRNSGDVLFLPQRPYMVLGTLRQQLLYPAWSATVEEATLGGSKIDGSTPLLIRDDGNEKCKKPTTDDLMRTLEKVCLGHIADRFGGLDSIHEWSSVLSLGEQQRLAFARLLLSQPKLALLDESTSALDEANEALLYQQIQSADITYLSIGHRRTLTKFHNKILRISTADPKSKERNWQIEDADAKDSLYGPLSQ is encoded by the exons ATGATGTTGATAACAACCGCTCCCGTTCTCACCACTTGCCCTCAGCTTCTCCTCCGCCGTAAATCATCGATCGGCAACGTTCCTCGGAAGAAAGTTGCCCGTTTGAGAACcgtctcctcctcttctttgttGCCGCAACCGTCGTCGGATAAGGCATCACCGAAGTTGAAGACTCTCTGGAAGAAGTTCTACAAAGTCGCGTCGCCTTATTGGTTTTCCGAGGACAAAGACCAAGCCAGGCTTCGTCTCGCCGCCGTCTTCGCCCTAACCCTAGCCACCACCGGCATTAGCGTCGGCTTCAATTTCCTCGGCCGTGATTTCTACAACTCTCTCGCCA acaaagaccAAGAGCAATTCACCAAGCAGCTCTTCTATTACCTCTGCGCCTTCGCCGGCGGAATTCCG TTCTTTGTGCTGAGGGATTTTACAA AAGAGACGTTATCACTGCGATGGAGATCATGGATGACCAAATATTACCTGCAGCGCTATCTTAAAGACCAAACCTTCTACAAGATCCAGTCTCAGTCTATCATTGACAATCCAGATCAGCGCCTTGTTGACGATTTGAGTTCTTTTACTGGAACTGccttgtctttctctctcacgcTCGTCAATGCCACCATAGACCTCATCTCTTTTAGCAACATCCTCTTCACCATTTATCCTCCTCTCTTCCTCGTTCTCCTGCTCTACTCCTTTGGAGGAACAGCCATCAGCGTCTTTCTGGGCAAG GGACTTGTGAATCTCAACTTTCTACAGGAGAAGAAAGAGGCTGACTTTCGTTACAGCCTTGTACGAGTGAGGGAAAATGCTGAATCTATTGCTTTCTACGGAGGCGAACAGAATGAAATGCAGCTTCTGCTTCAGCGTTTCACTAGCGCTTTTGATAATTTAACC GAATTGCTGATAGCATCTAGAAACCTAGAATTCTTCACTGATGGATACCGCTACCTCATTCAGATTCTTCCAGTTGCTGTTGTTGCCCCTATGTATTTCTCCGGGAAGATCGAGTTTGGTGTCATTAACCAGTCAGTCTCAGCATTCAATCATATCCTAGGAGACTTCTCCCTCGTTGTTTATCAGTTTCAAGCTATCAGCTCTTTTTCAGCTGTCATTGACCGACTAG GTGAATTTGATGATCTTTTGGATAACAACATCTTCAGAGATCCCTCTGACACTGTGGACGAGATTGAGCTGACGTATCAGAGTGAGAGGAATTCTTCACTGCTGGACGCCAATGGTTCAATCAATTCCCAGCCGAACCAAAAGCGCCTGGAGATCGAGGAGCTTACTCTTCAGACACCAACAAATGGAACCACATTGGTTCACAACTTATCTGTAGATATATATGACAAGGATCACCTACTG ATTATGGGTCCTAGTGGGAGTGGTAAAACATCGCTGCTAAGAGCAATGGCTGGTCTTTGGAGGTCAGGGAAAGGAAAAATCACATTCTACCTCGATTCTGAGGATGATTTTACACAGGAGAAATCCGATACTCAGGAAAATTCAGGGAAAAGAAATTCGGGAGACGTATTGTTCCTTCCACAAAGGCCTTATATGGTTCTGGGAACTCTGCGTCAGCAATTGCTTTATCCTGCCTGGAGTGCAACTGTGGAGGAGGCGACACTTGGTGGCAGTAAAATAGACG GTTCAACACCTCTCTTGATTAGAGACGACGGAAATGAAAAGTGTAAGAAGCCGACAACAGATGATCTGATGCGGACTCTAGAGAAGGTTTGTCTTGGACATATAGCAGATCGTTTTGGTGGTCTTGATTCGATACACGAGTGGTCCAGTGTTCTCTCACTTGGTGAGCAGCAGCGCCTTGCCTTCGCACGGTTATTGCTGTCTCAGCCAAAGCTGGCCCTCCTGGATGAATCCACTAGTGCTTTGGATGAAGCTAATGAG GCGCTCCTGTACCAGCAAATCCAGTCGGCTGACATTACATATCTAAGCATTGGCCACCGCCGGACTTTAACCAAATTCCATAACAAGATCTTACGAATCTCAACGGCAGACCCGAAGAGCAAGGAACGCAACTGGCAAATAGAGGACGCGGATGCCAAAGATTCTTTGTACGGTCCACTGAGTCAATAG
- the LOC104758915 gene encoding transcription initiation factor TFIID subunit 6b, giving the protein MVTKESIEVIAQSIGFSTISPDVSAALAPDVEYRVREVMQEAIKCMRHARRTTLMAHDVDSALHFRNLEPTSGSKSVRLRRAPENRDLYFLDDKDVELKNVIEAPLPNAPLDASITSHWLAIDGIQPSIPLNSPPQAISDLKRSEYKDDVLAASQVLSKELQIYFDKVTEWALTQSGSTIFRQALASLETDPGLHPLVPFFTSFIAEEIVRNMDNHQILLALMRIARSLLHNPHVHIEPYLHQLMPSFITCLTAKRLGRRLSDSHWDLRNFTASTVASTCRRFGHVYHNLLPRVTRSLLHTFLDPTKALPQHYGAIQGMVALGLNMVRFLVLPNLGPYLLLLLPELVPERQKEEAKRHGAWLVYGALMVAAGRCLYERIKTSEALLSPPTSSVWKTNGKVTNARQSKRKASTDNLTHQPPLKKMAVGGIMQMSSTQMQMYGGTTIPQQSLVGRDIARRTSATMDTTVDNYLHPLFEYFGESMLMFAPKHELSFFL; this is encoded by the exons ATGGTGACGAAGGAATCCATAGAAGTGATAGCTCAGAGCATTGGATTCTCGACTATTTCTCCGGACGTCTCCGCCGCTCTTGCTCCCGATGTCGAGTATCGTGTCCGAGAGGTCATGCag GAAGCTATCAAATGCATGCGCCATGCTCGCCGCACCACCTTAATGGCTCATGATGTCGATTCTGCTCTTCATTTCAGGAATTTGGAG CCTACCTCGGGCTCCAAAAGTGTGCGGTTGAGGAGAGCTCCTGAGAATAGAGATCTCTACTTCTTGGATGACAAAGATGTCGAGCTCAAGAAT GTTATCGAAGCCCCTCTACCAAATGCACCTCTTGATGCATCTATTACCTCTCATTGGTTGGCAATTGATGGTATTCAACCTTCCATTCCACTGAATTCTCCTCCCCAAG CCATATCTGACCTTAAAAGATCGGAATATAAGGACGATGTGTTGGCTGCTAGTCAGGTGCTCTCTAAGGAGCTTCAG ATTTACTTTGACAAAGTCACGGAGTGGGCTTTGACTCAATCTGGCTCCACCATCTTTAGACAAGCACTCGCCAGCTTGGAAACTGACCCTGGACTCCACCCATTAGTTCCCTTTTTCACTTCTTTCATTGCTGAAGAG ATTGTGAGGAACATGGATAATCACCAAATTTTGTTGGCTTTGATGCGTATTGCTAGAAGCCTCCTTCATAACCCTCATGTACATATTGAACCATAT CTGCATCAATTGATGCCGTCTTTTATCACTTGCCTCACTGCCAAACGCTTAGGAAGAAGGTTATCTGATAGTCACTGGGATTTGAGAAACTTCACTGCCAGTACAGTTGCTTCGACGTGCAGAAG GTTTGGACATGTTTATCACAACTTGTTGCCACGTGTTACAAGATCACTGCTTCATACCTTTTTGGACCCAACCAAGGCACTGCCACAACATTATGGGGCAATTCAAGGGATGGTAGCCCTTGGGCTTAATATG GTTCGTTTTCTTGTTCTCCCAAATCTAGGGCCGTATCTGCTGCTTCTTTTACCTGAATTGGTACCTGAGAGGCAGAAGGAAGAAGCGAAGAGGCACGGGGCTTGGCTCGTTTATGGAGCGTTGATG GTCGCAGCGGGTCGATGCCTATATGAACGGATTAAAACATCTGAGGCTCTGCTGTCTCCTCCAACTAGCTCTGTCTGGAAGACAAATGGAAAGGTCACCAATGCCCGGCAAA GTAAACGCAAAGCAAGTACTGACAACTTAACTCATCAACCACCACTGAAGAAGATGGCAGTAGGCGGAATTATGCAAATGAGCTCCACACAGATGCAGATGTACGGAGGCACAACAATCCCACAACAGTCGCTAGTTGGAAGGGACATTGCTCGGAGAACTTCAGCTACTATGGACACTACCGTTGACAACTATCTCCATCCTctttttgagtattttggtGAGAGCATGCTTATGTTCGCCCCCAAACATGAACTCAGTTTCTTCTTGTAA
- the LOC104758916 gene encoding ABC transporter D family member 2, chloroplastic isoform X2: protein MMLITTAPVLTTCPQLLLRRKSSIGNVPRKKVARLRTVSSSSLLPQPSSDKASPKLKTLWKKFYKVASPYWFSEDKDQARLRLAAVFALTLATTGISVGFNFLGRDFYNSLANKDQEQFTKQLFYYLCAFAGGIPFFVLRDFTKETLSLRWRSWMTKYYLQRYLKDQTFYKIQSQSIIDNPDQRLVDDLSSFTGTALSFSLTLVNATIDLISFSNILFTIYPPLFLVLLLYSFGGTAISVFLGKGLVNLNFLQEKKEADFRYSLVRVRENAESIAFYGGEQNEMQLLLQRFTSAFDNLTELLIASRNLEFFTDGYRYLIQILPVAVVAPMYFSGKIEFGVINQSVSAFNHILGDFSLVVYQFQAISSFSAVIDRLGEFDDLLDNNIFRDPSDTVDEIELTYQSERNSSLLDANGSINSQPNQKRLEIEELTLQTPTNGTTLVHNLSVDIYDKDHLLIMGPSGSGKTSLLRAMAGLWRSGKGKITFYLDSEDDFTQEKSDTQENSGKRNSGDVLFLPQRPYMVLGTLRQQLLYPAWSATVEEATLGGSKIDGSTPLLIRDDGNEKCKKPTTDDLMRTLEKVCLGHIADRFGGLDSIHEWSSVLSLGEQQRLAFARLLLSQPKLALLDESTSALDEANEALLYQQIQSADITYLSIGHRRTLTKFHNKILRISTADPKSKERNWQIEDADAKDSLYGPLSQ, encoded by the exons ATGATGTTGATAACAACCGCTCCCGTTCTCACCACTTGCCCTCAGCTTCTCCTCCGCCGTAAATCATCGATCGGCAACGTTCCTCGGAAGAAAGTTGCCCGTTTGAGAACcgtctcctcctcttctttgttGCCGCAACCGTCGTCGGATAAGGCATCACCGAAGTTGAAGACTCTCTGGAAGAAGTTCTACAAAGTCGCGTCGCCTTATTGGTTTTCCGAGGACAAAGACCAAGCCAGGCTTCGTCTCGCCGCCGTCTTCGCCCTAACCCTAGCCACCACCGGCATTAGCGTCGGCTTCAATTTCCTCGGCCGTGATTTCTACAACTCTCTCGCCA acaaagaccAAGAGCAATTCACCAAGCAGCTCTTCTATTACCTCTGCGCCTTCGCCGGCGGAATTCCG TTCTTTGTGCTGAGGGATTTTACAAAAGAGACTTTATCACTGCGATGGAG ATCATGGATGACCAAATATTACCTGCAGCGCTATCTTAAAGACCAAACCTTCTACAAGATCCAGTCTCAGTCTATCATTGACAATCCAGATCAGCGCCTTGTTGACGATTTGAGTTCTTTTACTGGAACTGccttgtctttctctctcacgcTCGTCAATGCCACCATAGACCTCATCTCTTTTAGCAACATCCTCTTCACCATTTATCCTCCTCTCTTCCTCGTTCTCCTGCTCTACTCCTTTGGAGGAACAGCCATCAGCGTCTTTCTGGGCAAG GGACTTGTGAATCTCAACTTTCTACAGGAGAAGAAAGAGGCTGACTTTCGTTACAGCCTTGTACGAGTGAGGGAAAATGCTGAATCTATTGCTTTCTACGGAGGCGAACAGAATGAAATGCAGCTTCTGCTTCAGCGTTTCACTAGCGCTTTTGATAATTTAACC GAATTGCTGATAGCATCTAGAAACCTAGAATTCTTCACTGATGGATACCGCTACCTCATTCAGATTCTTCCAGTTGCTGTTGTTGCCCCTATGTATTTCTCCGGGAAGATCGAGTTTGGTGTCATTAACCAGTCAGTCTCAGCATTCAATCATATCCTAGGAGACTTCTCCCTCGTTGTTTATCAGTTTCAAGCTATCAGCTCTTTTTCAGCTGTCATTGACCGACTAG GTGAATTTGATGATCTTTTGGATAACAACATCTTCAGAGATCCCTCTGACACTGTGGACGAGATTGAGCTGACGTATCAGAGTGAGAGGAATTCTTCACTGCTGGACGCCAATGGTTCAATCAATTCCCAGCCGAACCAAAAGCGCCTGGAGATCGAGGAGCTTACTCTTCAGACACCAACAAATGGAACCACATTGGTTCACAACTTATCTGTAGATATATATGACAAGGATCACCTACTG ATTATGGGTCCTAGTGGGAGTGGTAAAACATCGCTGCTAAGAGCAATGGCTGGTCTTTGGAGGTCAGGGAAAGGAAAAATCACATTCTACCTCGATTCTGAGGATGATTTTACACAGGAGAAATCCGATACTCAGGAAAATTCAGGGAAAAGAAATTCGGGAGACGTATTGTTCCTTCCACAAAGGCCTTATATGGTTCTGGGAACTCTGCGTCAGCAATTGCTTTATCCTGCCTGGAGTGCAACTGTGGAGGAGGCGACACTTGGTGGCAGTAAAATAGACG GTTCAACACCTCTCTTGATTAGAGACGACGGAAATGAAAAGTGTAAGAAGCCGACAACAGATGATCTGATGCGGACTCTAGAGAAGGTTTGTCTTGGACATATAGCAGATCGTTTTGGTGGTCTTGATTCGATACACGAGTGGTCCAGTGTTCTCTCACTTGGTGAGCAGCAGCGCCTTGCCTTCGCACGGTTATTGCTGTCTCAGCCAAAGCTGGCCCTCCTGGATGAATCCACTAGTGCTTTGGATGAAGCTAATGAG GCGCTCCTGTACCAGCAAATCCAGTCGGCTGACATTACATATCTAAGCATTGGCCACCGCCGGACTTTAACCAAATTCCATAACAAGATCTTACGAATCTCAACGGCAGACCCGAAGAGCAAGGAACGCAACTGGCAAATAGAGGACGCGGATGCCAAAGATTCTTTGTACGGTCCACTGAGTCAATAG
- the LOC109124638 gene encoding peroxisomal isocitrate dehydrogenase [NADP]: MEFEKIKVANPVVEMDGDEMTRVIWKFIKDKLIFPFLELDIKYFDLGLPNRDSTDDKVTVESAEATLKYNVAIKCATITPDEARVREFGLKKMWRSPNGTIRNILNGTVFREPIICRNIPRIVSGWTKPICIGRHAFGDQYRATDIIVNEPGKLKLVFEPSGSSQKTEFEVFSFTGGGVALAMYNTDESIRAFVESSMYTAYQKKWPLYLSTKNTILKTYDGRFKDIFQEVYETNWRSKYEAAGIWYEHRLIDDMVAYAMKSEGGYVWACKNYDGDVQSDFLAQGYGSLGMMTSVLVCPDGKTIEAEAAHGTVTRHYRVHQKGGETSTNSLASIFAWSRGLAHRAKLDSNGALLSFTEKLEAACMGTVESGKMTKDLALLIHGPKVRRDQYVNTEEFIDAVAWELRRRLLGNSRL, encoded by the exons ATGGAGTTCGAGAAGATCAAGGTGGCCAACCCCGTTGTTGAAATGGATG GAGACGAAATGACTCGAGTTATCTGGAAATTCATCAAAGACAAG CTTATTTTCCCTTTCCTGGAGCTGGATATCAAATACTTTGATCTTGGACTGCCTAACCGTGATTCCACTGATGATAAGGTTACTGTCGAGAGTGCTGAAGCTACTCTAAA gTATAACGTCGCTATTAAGTGTGCCACGATCACTCCGG ATGAAGCTCGTGTTAGAGAGTTCGGGTTAAAGAAAATGTGGAGGAGTCCTAACGGAACTATAAGGAACATTTTAAACG GCACAGTTTTCAGGGAACCTATCATTTGCAGAAACATTCCTCGTATTGTTTCAG gATGGACGAAGCCAATCTGTATTGGAAGACATGCGTTTGGTGATCAGTATAGAGCCACTGATATCATTGTTAATGAGCCAGGAAAACTAAAACTGGTTTTCG AGCCAAGTGGATCTTCTCAGAAAACAGAATTCGAAGTCTTCAGTTTCACTGGTGGAGGTGTTGCTTTAGCCATGTATAACACTGATGAG TCTATTCGTGCATTTGTTGAGTCCTCGATGTACACAGCTTATCAGAAAAAGTGGCCACTTTACCTCTCTACAAAAAACACCATCCTCAAAACATACGATGGAAG ATTCAAGGATATATTCCAAGAAGTTTATGAAACTAATTGGAGATCCAAGTATGAAGCTGCAGGGATATG GTATGAGCATCGTTTGATAGATGATATGGTTGCGTATGCCATGAAGAGTGAGGGCGGTTACGTCTGGGCATGCAAGAACTACGATGGAGATGTACAGAGCGATTTCTTAGCCCAAG GATATGGATCTTTGGGAATGATGACATCGGTGTTG GTTTGTCCAGATGGAAAAACTATTGAAGCAGAAGCAGCTCATGGAACAGTTACCCGACACTACAGAGTTCACCAAAAAGGTGGTGAAACAAGCACCAACAGCTTAGCCTCAATATTTGCTTGGTCCAGAGGCCTTGCCCACAG GGCAAAGCTGGACAGCAATGGCGCACTGCTGAGCTTTACTGAGAAACTAGAAGCAGCTTGCATGGGCACGGTGGAGTCTGGAAAAATGACCAAGGATCTAGCTCTTCTGATCCACGGACCCAA GGTTAGGAGGGATCAGTATGTGAATACAGAAGAGTTCATTGATGCGGTGGCGTGGGAGCTGAGAAGAAGATTGTTAGGCAACTCCAGGTTGTGA
- the LOC104758916 gene encoding ABC transporter D family member 2, chloroplastic isoform X1 has protein sequence MMLITTAPVLTTCPQLLLRRKSSIGNVPRKKVARLRTVSSSSLLPQPSSDKASPKLKTLWKKFYKVASPYWFSEDKDQARLRLAAVFALTLATTGISVGFNFLGRDFYNSLANKDQEQFTKQLFYYLCAFAGGIPFFVLRDFTKETLSLRWRSWMTKYYLQRYLKDQTFYKIQSQSIIDNPDQRLVDDLSSFTGTALSFSLTLVNATIDIISFSNILFTIYPPLFLVLLLYSFGGTAISVFLGKGLVNLNFLQEKKEADFRYSLVRVRENAESIAFYGGEQNEMQLLLQRFTSAFDNLTELLIASRNLEFFTDGYRYLIQILPVAVVAPMYFSGKIEFGVINQSVSAFNHILGDFSLVVYQFQAISSFSAVIDRLGEFDDLLDNNIFRDPSDTVDEIELTYQSERNSSLLDANGSINSQPNQKRLEIEELTLQTPTNGTTLVHNLSVDIYDKDHLLIMGPSGSGKTSLLRAMAGLWRSGKGKITFYLDSEDDFTQEKSDTQENSGKRNSGDVLFLPQRPYMVLGTLRQQLLYPAWSATVEEATLGGSKIDGSTPLLIRDDGNEKCKKPTTDDLMRTLEKVCLGHIADRFGGLDSIHEWSSVLSLGEQQRLAFARLLLSQPKLALLDESTSALDEANEALLYQQIQSADITYLSIGHRRTLTKFHNKILRISTADPKSKERNWQIEDADAKDSLYGPLSQ, from the exons ATGATGTTGATAACAACCGCTCCCGTTCTCACCACTTGCCCTCAGCTTCTCCTCCGCCGTAAATCATCGATCGGCAACGTTCCTCGGAAGAAAGTTGCCCGTTTGAGAACcgtctcctcctcttctttgttGCCGCAACCGTCGTCGGATAAGGCATCACCGAAGTTGAAGACTCTCTGGAAGAAGTTCTACAAAGTCGCGTCGCCTTATTGGTTTTCCGAGGACAAAGACCAAGCCAGGCTTCGTCTCGCCGCCGTCTTCGCCCTAACCCTAGCCACCACCGGCATTAGCGTCGGCTTCAATTTCCTCGGCCGTGATTTCTACAACTCTCTCGCCA acaaagaccAAGAGCAATTCACCAAGCAGCTCTTCTATTACCTCTGCGCCTTCGCCGGCGGAATTCCG TTCTTTGTGCTGAGGGATTTTACAAAAGAGACTTTATCACTGCGATGGAGATCATGGATGACCAAATATTACCTGCAGCGCTATCTTAAAGACCAAACCTTTTACAAGATCCAGTCTCAGTCTATCATTGACAATCCAGATCAGCGCCTTGTTGACGATTTGAGTTCTTTTACTGGAACTGccttgtctttctctctcacgcTCGTCAATGCCACCATTGACATCATCTCTTTTAGCAACATCCTCTTCACCATTTATCCTCCTCTCTTCCTCGTTCTCTTGCTCTACTCCTTTGGAGGAACAGCCATCAGCGTCTTTCTCGGCAAG GGACTTGTGAATCTCAACTTTCTACAGGAGAAGAAAGAGGCTGACTTTCGTTACAGCCTTGTACGAGTGAGGGAAAATGCTGAATCTATTGCTTTCTACGGAGGCGAACAGAATGAAATGCAGCTTCTGCTTCAGCGTTTCACTAGCGCTTTTGATAATTTAACC GAATTGCTGATAGCATCTAGAAACCTAGAATTCTTCACTGATGGATACCGCTACCTCATTCAGATTCTTCCAGTTGCTGTTGTTGCCCCTATGTATTTCTCCGGGAAGATCGAGTTTGGTGTCATTAACCAGTCAGTCTCAGCATTCAATCATATCCTAGGAGACTTCTCCCTCGTTGTTTATCAGTTTCAAGCTATCAGCTCTTTTTCAGCTGTCATTGACCGACTAG GTGAATTTGATGATCTTTTGGATAACAACATCTTCAGAGATCCCTCTGACACTGTGGACGAGATTGAGCTGACGTATCAGAGTGAGAGGAATTCTTCACTGCTGGACGCCAATGGTTCAATCAATTCCCAGCCGAACCAAAAGCGCCTGGAGATCGAGGAGCTTACTCTTCAGACACCAACAAATGGAACCACATTGGTTCACAACTTATCTGTAGATATATATGACAAGGATCACCTACTG ATTATGGGTCCTAGTGGGAGTGGTAAAACATCGCTGCTAAGAGCAATGGCTGGTCTTTGGAGGTCAGGGAAAGGAAAAATCACATTCTACCTCGATTCTGAGGATGATTTTACACAGGAGAAATCCGATACTCAGGAAAATTCAGGGAAAAGAAATTCGGGAGACGTATTGTTCCTTCCACAAAGGCCTTATATGGTTCTGGGAACTCTGCGTCAGCAATTGCTTTATCCTGCCTGGAGTGCAACTGTGGAGGAGGCGACACTTGGTGGCAGTAAAATAGACG GTTCAACACCTCTCTTGATTAGAGACGACGGAAATGAAAAGTGTAAGAAGCCGACAACAGATGATCTGATGCGGACTCTAGAGAAGGTTTGTCTTGGACATATAGCAGATCGTTTTGGTGGTCTTGATTCGATACACGAGTGGTCCAGTGTTCTCTCACTTGGTGAGCAGCAGCGCCTTGCCTTCGCACGGTTATTGCTGTCTCAGCCAAAGCTGGCCCTCCTGGATGAATCCACTAGTGCTTTGGATGAAGCTAATGAG GCGCTCCTGTACCAGCAAATCCAGTCGGCTGACATTACATATCTAAGCATTGGCCACCGCCGGACTTTAACCAAATTCCATAACAAGATCTTACGAATCTCAACGGCAGACCCGAAGAGCAAGGAACGCAACTGGCAAATAGAGGACGCGGATGCCAAAGATTCTTTGTACGGTCCACTGAGTCAATAG